ATAGATCTTATTCATATCTACAGTTGTCCGGTAACTGTCCCAAATACCGAAAAGGTAAACAGGGATATACATAAGAAGCCATCTTGTATCTAATACCTCTTTTGCCATGTCAATATTACCCTGAAAAGAATAAACCATGGAAGAATTAACATGTGCCTTTACATTTACAATCACTTCCCAAATAAATAATGCATATCCTCTTAGATATTTAGATAATAGCATATGCCCGAATCCAGGAAACGCAGCGGACCACCATGCGATAATATAAGGATTTCGCAAATGTAGTTGTGTGGTACCTAATATACTAACATGGGCTTTATATCGTCTGGCAGTATTATCATTTGAATAATTGTTCATCTAATCCACCTTCAGGAACGATTTATAATATCTTTCCAAATGTGGAATACATTTATTCCAGTCTTTATTATGCTAACCTCGTTTGTTATAAGTAATGGGAATGCTGCAGCAATCCTATTACTCAAGCCCCCTATAGTTCAAGTAGAAATCCTCACAATCATTTCTACACTTTAACAATATCCATTCAATTTAAACGTAAAGGTTTCAGAAACAGGACTGTTAAGAAAAGAAGTCTTCTTATAAGAGACAAGCGCCCCCTAATAGAACAACTTTTTAGGAAACCCATCTTTATCGATTGACAAAGGCTAAATTTATCATTATCATCAACTCAAACTGATCTACGGGGAGATAAAGATGAAAATTTATGTCGATGCAGATGCATGTCCGGTAAAAGATATCATTATCTCTGAAGGTACGAATGCTGAAATACCTGTTATTCTTGTTACTAGCTTCTCTCATTTTTCTAATGCGGAACAACCATCGGGTGTCGAAACCATTTATGTCGATTCTGGAGCAGATGCTGCGGATTATCGCATCATGAAGTTAGCAGAAAAAGGAGATATAATCGTTACGCAAGATTATGGTCTTGCTTCGCTGGGTTTAGCAAAAGGTTGTGTGGTCCTTCACCATAATGGGTCTAGCTATACAAATGAAAACATTGATCAATTATTACAATCACGTTATTTGAATGCAATGGCTCGAAAAAGTGGGAAGCGTACAAAAGGTCCAAAACCATTTACATCAGAAGATAGAGAGAAATTTAAAAAACTTTTTAAAAAAGTGATTTCACATTAAAGAAAGATCGTCCATTTTTATGAAAAACCTAGAAAAATGAATTGTGTCAAACATAAAACTAATATGCATGTTGCAAAATTGTTTTTCTCATTGTAAATAATTTGAAAAAAATTAGGCAATCCACAATATATATGCTACACTTGGTTTACCATTTGATTTACTGTTTGCAAGTACCCTACTCTTTACCTGAGTGGGGTTATTTGTTTACCTAAGAAAATAAAAAAAGACTCTAAAAAAGAGTCTGTCCATGTTTATCATTATAATTACGAACATTAGATTCTTGTCCACCACTTCTCAGTGATCATCAAGACGAATGTTTTTCTACTATTTATTATTCTTCATATATAGCATTTTTTTCAAGGAACCCCAAATTCTTTGACTATAGGACCCTCTAGTTTAACTACCTTGGAACATTAGAATTTTATATACTTTTCAATATCTTTGCTGGATTTCCTGCCACTACTGAATTAGCAGGTACATCTTTCGTAACAACAGAACCCGCAGCAATAATGGAATTATTACCAATGGTGATTCCGGGTAAGATCACACAACTGCCACCAATCCAAACATCATTTCCAATTGTGATTGGTATCGCATAACCACTCTTGTTTCTATCTTTAGGTTCAATTGAATGACCAGCCGTGTAAAGTCCAACATTAGGACCAATCATACAGTTGTCACCTATCCTTACTTCTGCCATATCTAATATCGTACAGTTAAAGCCAGCATAGAAGTTGTCACCAATGTGGATATTATATCCTAAGTCACAATGGAAATTATGCTCAATACTTGGATTTACTCCGACACTCCCGAATAATTCTCTTATAATTTCCGCTTTACTTTCTGAATCTTCGATTGGACAATTGTTAAACTCTTGACACAGTTTATGGGCAATTATATTTTTCAATCTTAGTTCATCCGTACCTCGTTTGTAGTAAATTTTCTTTTTATCCTCCATATCTAGTCTCCTTTCTTCAGTTATTTATAAAATACCACATTTTCTTCAGGGGTACCTGCCCTATATATTTATCCTTAACTTTTAAATTACCTGTTTTTAGCTGAAT
Above is a genomic segment from Neobacillus endophyticus containing:
- a CDS encoding YaiI/YqxD family protein is translated as MKIYVDADACPVKDIIISEGTNAEIPVILVTSFSHFSNAEQPSGVETIYVDSGADAADYRIMKLAEKGDIIVTQDYGLASLGLAKGCVVLHHNGSSYTNENIDQLLQSRYLNAMARKSGKRTKGPKPFTSEDREKFKKLFKKVISH
- a CDS encoding sugar O-acetyltransferase, which produces MEDKKKIYYKRGTDELRLKNIIAHKLCQEFNNCPIEDSESKAEIIRELFGSVGVNPSIEHNFHCDLGYNIHIGDNFYAGFNCTILDMAEVRIGDNCMIGPNVGLYTAGHSIEPKDRNKSGYAIPITIGNDVWIGGSCVILPGITIGNNSIIAAGSVVTKDVPANSVVAGNPAKILKSI